In the genome of Cercospora beticola chromosome 2, complete sequence, one region contains:
- a CDS encoding uncharacterized protein (SMCOG1017:aldehyde dehydrogenase~antiSMASH:Cluster_16) encodes MSSPKLLSGSFSHIINGKAYDTKGAKTLDVINPATEEKIASVPIATREVLDEAVEHAQTAFESWSQTPWQERAKAIKAVGEEYKAMSQDIVELLVLEQGKATPFAKGEVDLVNEWFERQPSMEIKEKVVWENDETKAIEQYVPLGVTAGIVPWNFPVLLMIWKIIPAVLTGNTIIIKPSPFTPLCDVRCVELFNRHLPPGVVQIVLGDDNLGPWVTEHPKIRKISFTGSTATGRLVAKSCSATLKRVTLELGGNDACIVLPDVDIEKVAPTILLSAFFNSGQVCHAAKRIYVHEDIFEKLSKALVEAANQAGVGPGSKEGVMYGPLNNRQVYEKVSEFFADSQKNNHDFLTGGKIPEGPGFFAPLTLVNNPPENSRLVQEEPFGPIVPLLKWNDDKEVIKRVNDSSWGLGATIYGTDLARVEKLARQVEAGVVWTNTMMQQHPEVPFGGFKGSGVGCENGEAGLKGWCQVRSIYLAKA; translated from the exons ATGTCATCTCCTAAGCTTCTCTCGGGATCTTTCTCCCACATCATCAACGGAAAGGCATATGACACCAAAGGAGCAAAGACTCTGGACGTGATCAACCCCGCGACTGAGGAGAAGATTGCCTCCGTGCCCATTGCTACGCGCGAAGTGCTTGATGAAGCCGTCGAACATGCTCAGACCGCATTCGAATCATGGTCTCAGACACCATGGCAAGAGCGTGCAAAGGCGATCAAGGCTGTCGGTGAAGAGTACAAGGCAATGAGCCAGGACATCGTCGagctgcttgtgcttgagCAAGGAAAGGCCACTCCATTTGCAAAGGGCGAGGTCGATCTTGTCAACGAATGGTTCGAGCGTCAACCAAGCATGGAAATCAAGGAGAAGGTTGTGTGGGAGAACGACGAGACAAAGGCCATTGAGCAGTACGTTCCATTGGGCGTTACCGCTGGCATCGTGCCATGGAACTTCCCAGTACTCCTCATGATCTGGAAGATCATCCCCGCTGTCCTCACAGGAAACACGATCATCATCAAGCCTTCGCCATTTACCCCTCTATGCGATGTCAGATGTGTCGAGCTCTTCAACCGACACCTGCCACCTGGTGTCGTGCAAATTGTGCTGGGAGACGACAATCTTGGCCCATGGGTCACAGAGCACCCAAAGATTCGCAAGATTTCTTTCACCGGAAGCACCGCAACTGGTCGCCTGGTGGCCAAGAGCTGCTCCGCGACTCTGAAGCGTGTGACTCTGGAGCTGGGCGGTAACGATGCTTGCATTGTCCTGCCAGATGTTGACATCGAGAAAGTGGCGCCCACTATCCTGCTGAGTGCTTTCTTCAACTCCGGCCAAGTATGCCACGCAGCAAAGCGCATCTACGTCCACGAAGACATTTTCGAGAAGCTCTCGAAGGCACTGGTCGAGGCCGCCAACCAAGCTGGCGTAGGACCCGGCTCCAAGGAGGGCGTCATGTATGGCCCATTGAACAACCGACAGGTCTACGAGAAGGTCAGCGAATTCTTTGCGGACTCGCAGAAGAACAACCACGATTTCTTGACCGGCGGCAAGATTCCCGAAGGTCCAGGATTCTTCGCACCACTGACACTCGTCAACAACCCACCAGAGAACAGCCGTCTCGTGCAAGAGGAGCCTTTTGGACCAATCGTGCCATTGCTCAAGTGGAATGATGACAAGGAAGTCATCAAGCGCGTCAACGACTCTTCGTGGGGTCTGGGCGCCACCATCTACGGCACAGACTTGGCTCGCGTTGAGAAGTTGGCTCGCCAAGTCGAGGCTGGTGTCGTGTGGACCAACACTatgatgcagcagcatccg GAGGTTCCTTTCGGCGGCTTCAAGGGCAGCGGTGTCGGCTGTGAGAACGGCGAGGCAGGTCTGAAGGGCTGGTGCCAAGTGCGCAGCATATATTTGGCAAAGGCATGA
- a CDS encoding uncharacterized protein (SMCOG1106:major facilitator transporter~antiSMASH:Cluster_16), with protein sequence MAQELDQSAQASYEWQNTPLRLHKEEPYPNITAVSGDANSAGSDGGRSTHVPMRMKLIAVLIVSLIGFGSHWSSGVTGAMKSTLKKELQIDNTQYSLLEASEDFMKTALILFMGILTDRFGGAGIMVWGNIIYSIGSIIIAAATTVRSYRLMVGGMIVQALGDISTQVAQYRIFSSWFAPSDGFASTLGLELAIGKLGSFVGTATANPIAKNTGNFCWVYWTAVFMNLLTNAFTILFWFFRKYCDITYSDGINDPATGEELREKTKKFEWRKALQLPMAFWGFICFTAFQTSMAVVFSQNATELAEQRFDVDGTKAGWYTASARYLGFFLVPLLGLFIDWYGHRLTVILVCGLLCFLAMCLAAFGPTVAGTAAAFGIYAFGFTLGPTAIIDGIRTAIWYQDTFGSAYAIKIAVNNSMSIIIRIMTGVIQDQDNNSYNHVVIVYVILAAGAVVVGLALFIWSFITDDLRRLQWSRKKRQQNGDLINAQREAYEIGTKAGLNTRVGVAFSIMLIALILGGWASYFWGVATDNNL encoded by the exons ATGGCACAAGAACTCGATCAATCGGCCCAAGCGTCCTACGAATGGCAAAATACACCACTTCGGCTTCACAAGGAGGAGCCGTATCCCAACATCACTGCAGTCTCCGGTGATGCAAACTCAGCTGGAAGTGATGGCGGGCGATCGACTCATGTACCGATGCGCATGAAGCTGATTGCCGTTTTGATAGTATCTTTGATCGGGTTTGGCTCACATTGGTCATCTGGGGTGACGGGAGCCATGAAATCGACTCTCAAAAAG GAGCTACAAATTGACAACACTCAATACTCACTGCTGGAAGCCTCGGAAGACTTCATGAAGACAGCACTAATCCTGTTCATGGGGATACTGACTGACCGCTTCGGAGGTGCTGGCATCATGGTTTGGGGCAATATCATCTACAGCATTGGATCGATCATTATCGCTGCAGCCACTACAGTCCGCAGCTACAGATTGATGGTCGGCGGGATGATCGTTCAGGCGCTGGGAGATATCTCAACCCAAGTCGCTCAATACCGAATCTTTAGTTCGTGGTTCGCGCCATCGGATGGCTTCGCCTCGACGCTCGGCCTGGAATTGGCAATTGGCAAACTGGGCTCCTTCGTTGGCACGGCTACAGCAAATCCCATCGCCAAAAACACTGGTAACTTCTGCTGGGTGTACTGGACTGCTGTGTTCATGAACCTACTCACAAACGCTTTCACCATATTGTTTTGGTTCTTCCGGAAATACTGTGATATAACATACAGCGATGGTATTAATGATCCTGCAACGGGCGAGGAGCTGAGAGAGAAGACAAAGAAGTTCGAGTGGAGAAAAGCGCTGCAGCTTCCGATGGCTTTCTGGGGGTTCATCTGCTTTACTGCATTCCAGACATCCATGGCTGTGGTATTCTCGCAAAACGCTACCGAACTCGCGGAGCAGCGCTTTGATGTCGATGGCACAAAAGCAGGATGGTACACTGCATCCGCAAGGTATCTGGGATTTTTCTTGGTCCCTCTTCTCGGCCTCTTCATCGACTGGTATGGACATCGCCTTACAGTCATTCTTGTCTGTGGGCTCTTGTGCTTCCTCGCCATGTGCCTTGCAGCATTTGGACCTACGGTTGCGGGAACTGCTGCCGCTTTCGGGATCTACGCCTTTGGGTTCACGCTGGGTCCGACCGCTATCATCGATGGCATTCGGACAGCAATCTGGTATCAGGACACTTTCGGCTCGGCTTACGCTATCAAGATTGCAGTGAACAACAGCATGAGCATCATCATACGCATCATGACTGGTGTTATCCAAGATCAAGATAACAACTCTTACAATCATGTTGTTATTGTATACGTAATCTTGGCTGCAGGTGCTGTGGTCGTGGGACTGGCGCTTTTCATCTGGAGCTTTATCACTGACGATTTGCGGCGACTGCAGTGGTCCAGAAAGAAGAGGCAGCAGAATGGAGACCTCATCAACGCCCAGCGTGAGGCATATGAAATTGGGACGAAGGCCGGCTTGAATACACGAGTAGGCGTAGCTTTCTCCATCATGCTTATCGCATTAATCTTGGGTGGTTGGGCCAGCTATTTCTGGGGCGTAGCGACAGACAATAACTTGTAG
- a CDS encoding uncharacterized protein (SMCOG1087:hypothetical protein~antiSMASH:Cluster_16), which translates to MPASSSQHSGHTESKPRQIKVAIVGAGISGLAVANGLLKDPAGRFDVQVYERDTVAFDSERGGYQLRISSNGLNALRTVSDRELWASLRETWAGDEARAPAIVDPNFNLHLRLADLKLYPSSRPVPRTGLRRALLQPLLSQKRVHFNHSLTHFDYLPEEQGGVDLHFEGKQSQYADIVVAADGSNSRINRQVGLNNKVKLENWTLIQSRAGIDRSVRDKLPKSLIDSGSVLFLGGRHASGFASVYDPKADLGTGGTETYTLFWSILVPSVRGKQMLQQANDDPQKVLHYLLDYLRQDLGYEEALPFIMESATEHLRTGLLTSSVKPKKSWRDNDPRHGRVILLGDAVHPMTPGRGMGANQALTDAGKLVKLFQGTQFAERVPSDGELATLVHQFDKEMYGRAFKMVKASESVTDLDLTTASGRLLIKVIGVVLTVLGWGASALETIGLKEREDLDFTSYKE; encoded by the coding sequence ATGCCTGCATCAAGCTCCCAGCACAGTGGCCACACAGAGTCAAAGCCGCGCCAGATCAAGGTCGCCATCGTCGGAGCAGGTATCTCTGGTCTCGCCGTCGCCAATGGATTGCTCAAGGATCCGGCCGGCAGATTCGATGTCCAGGTATACGAGCGCGATACAGTTGCATTCGACTCGGAGCGTGGCGGCTATCAATTACGAATCAGCTCGAATGGCCTGAATGCTCTGCGAACTGTTTCTGATCGCGAGCTCTGGGCCTCGCTCCGCGAAACATGGGCAGGCGACGAGGCCAGAGCTCCGGCGATAGTTGACCCCAACTTCAACCTCCACCTTCGCCTCGCCGATCTGAAATTGTACCCTTCGAGTCGGCCGGTCCCACGCACTGGACTTCGACGTGCTCTTCTACAACCTCTACTTTCGCAGAAGAGGGTACATTTCAACCACAGCCTTACACATTTCGACTACCTACCAGAAGAACAAGGCGGTGTGGACCTACACTTTGAAGGGAAGCAGTCGCAGTATGCCGATATCGTGGTTGCTGCCGATGGCAGTAACAGTCGAATCAATCGACAAGTTGGTCTCAACAACAAAGTCAAGCTCGAAAACTGGACTTTGATTCAGTCTCGAGCGGGCATCGATCGCTCTGTACGAGACAAGCTGCCCAAATCGCTGATAGATTCTGGCTCTGTGCTGTTCCTGGGTGGCCGACATGCCTCTGGCTTTGCTTCTGTCTATGATCCCAAAGCCGACCTGGGAACTGGTGGAACAGAGACGTATACCTTGTTTTGGTCAATCCTGGTGCCCAGTGTGCGCGGAAAGCAGATGCTACAACAAGCGAACGATGACCCGCAAAAGGTGCTTCACTATCTGCTGGACTATCTGCGTCAGGACCTCGGGTATGAAGAGGCTCTACCTTTCATCATGGAGTCAGCGACCGAGCATCTTCGCACAGGACTTCTCACAAGTTCGgtcaagccgaagaagagctggCGAGACAATGACCCAAGACATGGCCGAGTGATTCTGCTTGGAGATGCAGTTCATCCTATGACACCAGGAAGAGGAATGGGGGCAAACCAGGCTCTTACTGACGCCGGTAAACTGGTCAAGCTGTTTCAGGGGACACAATTCGCAGAACGCGTCCCCTCTGACGGGGAGCTTGCGACTTTGGTGCACCAATTTGACAAGGAGATGTACGGACGAGCTTTTAAGATGGTCAAAGCGAGTGAGAGCGTCACTGATCTGGACCTGACGACTGCAAGTGGCAGACTGTTAATCAAAGTGATCGGTGTCGTCCTGACGGTTCTCGGCTGGGGAGCGTCGGCTTTGGAGACCATCGGACTCAAAGAACGAGAAGacctcgacttcacctcgtACAAAGAATAA
- a CDS encoding uncharacterized protein (SMCOG1050:monooxygenase FAD-binding~antiSMASH:Cluster_16), with amino-acid sequence MTEQMHPVIIIGGGPVGLTSSILLSLRKIPHILFERHPSTSIHPKAAGINQRTTEIFRVMGIEDEVYAHAAPPEIAGRTAWYTSLGPDGKEIFSRDAWGGGIYEEEYAKHSPSRYCILPQIRLEPILKRRAMELNRTGILYNHEVLTAENADDRATVTVKNRTTGEISEHHARYLIVSDGGRSFTEKLGVSWGGEGGLLTMSSAHIRAPIRPLHPDNRNFMTWFTNPAMGGSTRTGYLYQLGPWPEAMTNPAVEEWMFACGLTEDDPPTFDEKTVLDRARRTIGIPELDIELISLSHWTVNALYASRWRVGRSFLVGDSAHRIPPWGALGMNSGIQDAQNLIWKLSLALHNEQKYDGLLDTYETERLEVGRRVGQTSLENMRSHSGHIDAAMGVSMNQTKAENIAAGEAFFDGNHPDYQRKQALIQEASRQLDTEFKAPGYEVGWFYPSADINSEGGETHNGQQLPDGTLVPHTYFVSTIPGHHLPHVWVENEGQTVAIRDLLDLDILTLFVENLEHWSSNDARTKVVVIGPNGWQDKTGEWQNHRAVGSSGGVLVRPDGIIAWRGDLADVQGQDWKQLVDRVLKAKN; translated from the exons ATGACGGAGCAAATGCACCCTGTTATCATTATTGGTGGTGGACCAGTGGGTCTCACATCCTCTATTCTTCTCTCTTTGCGGAAGATCCCGCACATTCTCTTCGAGCGGCATCCTTCGACATCGATTCATCCCAAAGCCGCAGGCATCAATCAACGCACGACCGAGATTTTCCGCGTGATGGGAATCGAGGACGAAGTCTATGCACATGCCGCACCTCCAGAAATCGCCGGACGAACAGCGTGGTATACTTCTCTCGGACCCGATGGCAAAGAGATCTTTTCTCGAGATGCGTGGGGCGGAGGCATTTATGAAGAAGAGTATGCGAAGCATAGTCCTTCGCGATACTGTATCCTGCCCCAAATTCGATTGGAGCCAATCCTGAAGCGACGAGCGATGGAGCTTAATCGCACTGGCATTTTGTACAATCATGAGGTCTTGACTGCTGAGAACGCGGATGATAGAGCTACGGTGACTGTGAAGAATCGGACTACAGGCGAAATATCTGAGCATCATGCACGCTATCTCATTGTCTCTGACGGCGGCCGATCCTTCACAGAGAAGCTTGGGGTGAGCTGGGGTGGCGAGGGTGGTCTATTGACCATGTCCAGTGCACACATCCGAGCTCCAATCAGGCCGCTTCATCCTGACAACCGCAATTTCATGACGTGGTTTACCAACCCGGCAATGGGAGGCAGTACAAGAACTGGCTACCTCTATCAACTCGGACCTTGGCCAGAAGCGATGACAAACCCTGCTGTTGAGGAATGGATGTTTGCTTGTGGATTGACTGAAGACGATCCACCGACTTTCGATGAGAAGACTGTACTGGATCGGGCGAGAAGGACGATTGGGATCCCAGAGCTTGATATTGAGCTCATTAGTTTGAGTCACTGGACTGTGAATGCTCTGTACGCTTCGCGATGGCGGGTTGGGAGAAGTTTTCTGGTTGGCGATAGTGCTCATCGCATACCGCCTTGGGGAG CTCTCGGCATGAACTCTGGCATTCAAGATGCACAAAATCTCATCTGGAAATTGAGTCTCGCTCTACACAACGAACAAAAATACGACGGCCTCCTCGACACGTACGAGACAGAACGACTCGAAGTCGGCCGACGAGTGGGCCAAACCAGCCTTGAAAACATGCGATCCCATTCTGGCCACATCGATGCTGCTATGGGCGTGAGTATGAACCAGACGAAAGCCGAGAATATCGCTGCTGGTGAAGCATTCTTCGATGGAAACCATCCAGACTATCAACGTAAGCAGGCACTCATACAGGAAGCTTCGCGACAACTAGATACAGAGTTCAAGGCGCCTGGCTACGAGGTTGGTTGGTTTTATCCTTCGGCAGACATCAACTCGGAAGGTGGAGAGACACACAACGGACAACAGCTGCCTGACGGGACTCTTGTTCCCCACACTTATTTCGTATCGACAATCCCAGGACATCATTTGCCGCACGTGTGGGTAGAGAATGAAGGCCAGACTGTGGCGATCCGCGATCTCCTGGATCTCGATATTCTCACGCTTTTCGTGGAGAATCTCGAACACTGGAGTTCCAATGATGCCCGCACGAAGGTCGTGGTCATCGGTCCCAATGGCTGGCAGGACAAGACAGGTGAATGGCAGAATCATCGTGCGGTCGGGTCTTCGGGTGGAGTGTTGGTCCGACCAGACGGTATCATTGCGTGGCGAGGAGATTTGGCTGATGTACAAGGGCAAGACTGGAAGCAGTTGGTAGACAGAGTGCTGAAAGCCAAGAACTAG
- a CDS encoding uncharacterized protein (SMCOG1039:aldo/keto reductase family oxidoreductase~antiSMASH:Cluster_16), translated as MATINIGGVAVPRLAFGLGSLMKWAPNHAYPLPTDSSKEVRQAIAAGFRHFNTGDLYTNNESAAEVLRSSGLQRHEIFLSLKLNTYAILGCRGRDHMIENAKREIDRFGLAGYVDVLQLHFPPRGYAGQLSNREAWRVLEELKDQGIARIIGVSNWTLADYHDIMNASDLKHPPQLNEYEFNPFLLFDDKFRALHAYESKHGIVHMNYGFLTAISGRLPSADTSALLRQLESASKQTGLSTGDLLLSWAYYRLNGIVVTSSSKAERVQGTVKLSSQEPPVAGEVFDAIEEAAKQDGPEGKVFYDHPHMEKARQASMGQTEPS; from the exons ATGGCTACCATCAACATCGGAGGCGTGGCTGTGCCACGCTTGGCATTTGGTCTCGGTTCGTTGATGAAATGGGCACCAAATCATGCATACCCACTGCCAACAgacagcagcaaagaagtACGACAAGCGATAGCAGCCGGATTTCGACACTTCAATACTGGCGATTTGTACACCAACAACGAAAGTGCTGCAGAAGTGCTGCGATCCAGTGGTCTGCAGAGACACGAGATCTTTCTGAGCTTGAAGCTGAACACATATGCCATACTCGGCTGTCGCGGACGAGACCACATGATCGAGAACGCAAAGCGAGAGATTGATCGTTTTGGGCTCGCTGGCTATGTCGATGTCCTGCAGCTGCACTTTCCGCCTCGAGGGTATGCTGGGCAGTTGTCGAACCGGGAAGCATGGCGAGTCCTGGAAGAGCTGAAAGACCAGGGCATCGCTCGAATTATTGGAGTGTCTAATTG GACCCTTGCGGATTACCACGACATCATGAACGCTTCAGATCTCAAACATCCGCCACAGCTCAACGAGTACGAATTCAATCCTTTCCTGTTATTTGATGACAAGTTTCGTGCGCTGCATGCATACGAAAGCAAGCATGGAATCGTCCATATGA ACTACGGCTTCCTGACTGCCATTTCCGGGCGTCTGCCTTCTGCAGATACTTCAGCCTTGCTGCGGCAGCTGGAGTCAGCCTCGAAGCAGACAGGCCTTTCTACTGGCGACTTGCTGCTATCGTGGGCGTATTATCGGCTCAACGGAATCGTGGTGACTTCCTCATCCAAGGCTGAGCGCGTTCAGGGGACCGTGAAGCTGTCATCGCAGGAGCCGCCTGTAGCCGGCGAAGTGTTCGATGCGATTGAGGAAGCGGCTAAGCAGGATGGTCCAGAAGGAAAGGTCTTCTACGACCATCCGCATATGGAGAAGGCGCGACAGGCCTCGATGGGTCAGACCGAGCCTTCATGA
- a CDS encoding uncharacterized protein (antiSMASH:Cluster_16) — protein MATTLEWFGATTYRLKTNGLTIFLDTWLERPSVLPKFLAIDDVKEADYIFISHAHFDHLPGADRIAINTGAIIIANGEAINVLRNAGVPEEQLVPVAGGERVPLFTRQVRDAAKRGEVYVEPGPPGAPSSPHYRLSVAAVHIWPSLHCLMPGKSHADIPDVMDTGKEYIGGASQFACTLNITFGMKYGLLEMGDHVPRESMDEGMRSFVDYINGPARQCMSHFDGGQLMFNFLLGTNRTLMWSAHLGAYEGILKTVEPKPNVLIQAIAGRANLNGRPFDGSAAQFAVNISRWLDEPGKVIWCLHDDAPIKPWTVNVQPATTMLEEQTSSRVLDPSLGETIELFET, from the exons ATGGCCACAACGCTTGAGTGGTTTG GAGCCACGACTTACCGTCTGAAGACGAATGGACTGACCATTTTCCTTGACACATGGCTGGAGAGACCTAGTGTGCTGCCAAAGTTCTTGGCCATAGATGATGTCAAAGAGGCAGACTACATCTTCATCTCACACGCCCACTTTGACCA TCTTCCCGGAGCAGACCGTATTGCAATCAACACTGGTGCAATTATCATCGCCAATGGGGAAGCAATCAATGTGCTGCGAAATGCTGGCGTGCCAGAGGAGCAGCTTGTTCCAGTAGCTGGCGGAGAACGGGTGCCGTTGTTCACGCGCCAAGTGCGTGATGCAGCAAAACGAGGCGAAGTATATGTCGAGCCAGGCCCACCAGGAGCTCCGAGTAGTCCCCATTACAGACTCTCAGTGGCAGCTGTTCATATCTGGCCCTCGTTGCATTGTCTCATGCCAGGAAAATCGCACGCAGATATTCCAGACGTCATGGACACGGGAAAG GAATATATCGGAGGTGCCAGTCAGTTTGCGTGCACGCTCAATATCACATTTGGCATGAAGTATGGGCTTCTCGAAATGGGCGATCATGTGCCTCGCGAATCGATGGACGAGGGTATGCGATCTTTCGTTGATTACATCAACGGTCCAGCTCGACAATGCATGTCTCACTTCGATGGCGGCCAATTGATGTTCAATTTCTTGCTTGGAACGAACAGAACCCTCATGTGGAGTGCACATTTGGGAGCATACGAAGGAATCTTGAAGACTGTAGAGCCTAAGCCGAACGTGCTGATTCAAGCCATCGCTGGTCGGGCTAATCTGAATGGGAGACCCTTCGATGGGTCTGCTGCTCAGTTTGCGGTCAACATCTCTCGATGGCTAGATGAGCCGGGGAAGGTGATTTGGTGCCTGCATGACGATGCTCCGATCAAGCCGTGGACTGTGAATGTGCAGCCGGCGACAACGATGTTGGAAGAGCAGACTTCCTCGAGGGTGCTCGATCCATCTCTAGGAGAAACGATTGAGCTATTTGAGACATGA
- a CDS encoding uncharacterized protein (antiSMASH:Cluster_16) — protein MSTHGSAALAEWTQQNAHPHRHACLACAQAKQRCDGTGLADCSNCAARGRVCTYRDPAPGESEAHSFNNDGPLDEFVDLNPLDNGARSATLIPQSDGDAVDSHGLLSGDSLQNPAMENMNLPTQQTTAAFPTPIHVETPANDFLSPSFAFPFSPIPQLGPDDVWDFFVGGSSLTALPTSMQQHNTYIASPPPSLDVRSVLEQESLTTEEDDILTAEYIPHVPQVGPETHARILRFVRNDLPSSEADALASTFPSLQHLDAYIQLYFEHYHPRMPLLHLPTFRPCPEAWQLVLAVACIGCQYSSAGEKSRHVGLLHRLARHMLSREVGLIVSGDPLMGMQSLLLFQHELWFAGDNAAIVHLQLYRNVLATLCRQLLSQEGTILRSQQSADDTSDPWLQWIQSESKRRVLYFAWITECLQSVFFMLPTLLSMHELHLPLPSHESHWQANQSQWQSLPPAQSPRSLCAVLAQIGIEGTLQEDVGPSAQLALLLSTSVQLNQTQNLERAMGIGIGQISADSTTPAAGSMADIQRRAFNTMSQLDFAEPLNPAKAATISSDYSIMVRIIRILDFTPLRTLCRATRWQTTEYGASEARRQLCDTFRENGKRANDCVFEASQLFQYFRTIKALSHIDTMCLLICVLYIYVYIELGLRSSSSTIPQQDGARPSRIIRLDQPDPDDEREDWLSGRHDCQPHLAGIGLLDAERSSARLFKEASRIMANSATTSRLAMALSSIMNTHAVGGIPKFQEDQ, from the exons ATGAGCACACATGGCTCCGCGGCACTTGCGGAATGGACGCAACAGAATGCACATCCACATCGTCACGCCTGTCTTGCTTGTGCCCAGGCCAAACAACGCTGCGATGGTACTGGACTTGCAGACTGCAGTAATTGTGCCGCCCGTGGTCGTGTCTGCACATACCGAGACCCTGCGCCAGGAGAATCTGAGGCACACAGCTTCAACAATGACGGCCCGCTGGATGAGTTTGTTGATCTGAACCCTCTTGACAACGGTGCCAGGTCTGCGACCCTGATCCCACAGAGTGATGGTGATGCTGTGGACTCCCATGGTCTACTTTCGGGCGACTCGTTACAGAATCCCGCCATGGAGAACATGAATCTGCCGACTCAGCAGACGACGGCAGCCTTTCCAACGCCAATTCATGTCGAGACTCCAGCCAACGACTTTCTGTCGCCTTCGTTCGCGTTTCCATTTTCTCCCATCCCGCAATTAGGTCCGGATGATGTGTGGGATTTCTTCGTAGGCGGCAGCTCTCTGACTGCCTTGCCAACCTCGATGCAACAGCACAACACTTACATCGCATCTCCACCTCCTTCTCTAGACGTGAGAAGCGTGCTGGAACAAGAAAGCCTCACgaccgaggaagacgacatcTTGACTGCCGAATACATACCGCACGTTCCACAAGTCGGACCCGAGACCCACGCGCGCATTCTGCGTTTCGTCAGGAACGATCTTCCTTCGAGTGAAGCTGATGCGTTGGCGAGTACATTCCCATCTCTGCAGCACTTGGATGCCTACATTCAGCTGTACTTTGAGCACTATCATCCTCGTATGCCACTGCTGCACTTGCCCACATTTCGGCCTTGTCCAGAGGCGTGGCAGCTTGTTCTAGCTGTTGCCTGCATCGGTTGTCAGTATTCTTCAGCTGGCGAAAAGTCAAGACACGTGGGTCTGTTACATCGCCTTGCGCGTCACATGCTCTCAAGAGAG GTAGGATTGATCGTTAGCGGCGACCCACTGATGGGCATGCAGTCACTTCTACTCTTCCAACATGAGCTCTGGTTCGCTGGAGACAACGCAGCAATTGTGCACTTGCAGCTATACAGGAATGTGCTTGCCACGCTTTGCAGGCAACTGCTCTCGCAAGAGGGCACCATACTGCGCAGCCAGCAATCGGCCGATGATACAAGTGATCCTTGGCTGCAATGGATTCAGAGCGAGTCGAAACGTCGTGTGCTCTACTTTGCTTGGA TAACGGAGTGCTTGCAATCAGTCTTCTTCATGCTACCCACGCTGCTTTCTATGCACGAATTACACCTGCCATTGCCCAGCCACGAGTCTCATTGGCAAGCGAACCAATCGCAATGGCAATCACTTCCTCCCGCACAGAGTCCGCGATCATTGTGTGCGGTACTCGCTCAAATCGGAATCGAAGGCACGCTGCAGGAAGACGTCGGTCCTTCGGCGCAGCTGGCATTGTTGCTTTCCACCTCCGTTCAGCTAAATCAAACGCAGAACCTCGAGCGAGCGATGGGCATAGGAATCGGTCAGATATCCGCCGACAGCACCACGCCTGCTGCCGGAAGTATGGCAGATATTCAACGAAGAGCTTTCAACACAATGTCGCAACTGGATTTTGCTGAGCCTTTGAACCCCGCAAAAGCAGCCACGATCTCAAGCGATTACAGTATAATGGTCAGGATCATCCGGATCCTGGATTTCACACCTCTCAGGACTTTGTGTCGGGCCACCAGATGGCAAACGACAGAGTACGGTGCCAGTGAAGCTCGCAGGCAACTTTGTGATACGTTCAGAGAAAATGGCAAACGAGCAAACGATTGTGTTTTCGAGGCCTCGCAATTGTTTCAGTACTTCCGGACCATCAAAGCTCTCAGCCACATCGACACAATGTGTCTGTTGATATGCGTACTGTACATCTACGTGTATATTGAGCTTGGGCTGCGCTCTTCGTCGTCAACAATACCACAGCAAGATGGAGCGAGGCCCAGCAGAATCATCAGGCTCGATCAGCCGGATCCTGATGATGAGAGAGAGGACTGGCTCAGTGGACGGCACGACTGCCAACCACACCTCGCCGGCATTGGTCTGCTTGATGCAGAGCGGAGCTCGGCACGGCTGTTCAAGGAAGCATCGCGTATCATGGCAAACAGTGCTACAACATCCCGGCTCGCCATGGCATTATCTTCCATAATGAATACACATGCGGTAGGCGGGATCCCGAAGTTCCAGGAAGATCAGTAA